The proteins below come from a single Papaver somniferum cultivar HN1 chromosome 11, ASM357369v1, whole genome shotgun sequence genomic window:
- the LOC113320099 gene encoding uncharacterized protein LOC113320099 — MYVLGNFFFSNAKNYIDAAWLAAFEDLNAVDMYDWGGPAFAKLYVALNASGRGQKSLSGPFQILEFWGYEYLGICRPCDPTSEEKWPRTSRWKAKKKTIDIVHCRNALNQLTADIVTWRPWESAIGVLDSDVGRRAVELSNKRVIFTWIGKNMWYLGERSWRQNHPTFGIPRNPPFKIGEVSHEKAKLVKEAGWVDANMFVKAVSYNMYLRYWRHVTNFHQFVTKVDWVVELHGVDGDRVKHLIQRPAQHVPIPPPQQLSYPEAYNLVQEHADFNRAFREFVLYETEDRMIRLKAKDEVIRGLAARNNYLEDQMQFRMQQTPRPPIGFGSFSETIPPAVWAPVSQASTMSSVNPHPRMTFIPPRQTPSHTPTDE, encoded by the exons atgtatgttttgggaaattttttcttttccaatgCAAAGAACTACATTGATGCGGcttggttagctgcttttgaggATCTAAATGCAGTTGATATGTATGACTGGGGTGGTCCTGCTTTTGCAAAATTGTATGTGGCACTCAACGCATCTGGTAGGGGACAGAAGTCATTATCTGGGCCgttccaaatattagag ttttggggatATGAATATCTGGGCATATGTAGACCGTGCGACCCAACTAGTGAAGAAAAATGGCCAAGAACTTCCCGGTGGAAAGCGAAGAAAAAGACTATCGATATTGTTCACTGTAGGAATGCGCTTAATCAGTTGACTGCAGACATCGTGACATGGAGACCGTGGGAATCCGCCAttggtgttcttgactctgatGTTGGTCGCAGGGCTGTGGAGCTTTCAAACAAAAGGGTTATATTTACTTGGATTGGCAAG AATATGTGGTACCTAGGAGAACGATCTTGGAGGCAAAATCATCCTACTTTTGGAATTCCTAGAAATCCACCATTTAAAATTGGCGAGGTCAGTCATGAGAAAGCAAAACTTGTGAAAGAAGCTGGATGGGTAGATGCAAATATGTTTGTGAAAGCTGTTTCATATAATATGTATCTGCGATATTGGCGACATGTAACTAACTTCCATCAATTCGTGACCAAAGTCGATTGGGTAGTTGAATTACACGGGGTTGATGGTGACCGTGTTAAACACCTTATTCAACGACCTGCTCAGCATGTACCtattccaccaccacaacaattATCATAC CCTGAAGCTTATAATCTAGTTCAAGAACATGCCGATTTTAATCGTGCGTTTCGCGAGTTTGTATTATATGAAACGGAAGACAGGATGATACGTTTAAAGGCAAAAGATGAAGTAATACGAGGCCTTGCAGCTCGTAACAATTACCTGGAGGATCAGATGCAATTCCGTATGCAACAAACGCCGCGTCCCCCTATTGGATTCGGCAGTTTTTCTGAAACTATCCCACCAGCGGTGTGGGCTCCAGTGAGTCAAGCATCAACAATGTCGTCTGTTAACCCCCATCCGAGAATGACGTTTATCCCACCACGGCAAACACCATCGCATACTCCTACTGATGAATAA
- the LOC113320333 gene encoding uncharacterized protein LOC113320333, producing the protein MAPRGPNFTTEEDTMICRIHLAISQDSATGTDQPERVLWSRIKDKLEEALPCKPKRTWTSIQSRFQGISRQVSLYSAKVLEVDGEYHSGWNEVSRVEEIRKRFKESNGNQKFKHEECYEILKDSIKYSGRSTFVFDSGQEMEDSQSGEENADIEETIPGESSDDLDIGDIENTRKRQLGKKASKQLKKTGRAKSNAQEEMLEDIIKEQQSFNEHYKAQSLMKMGQRQAEFEAIQAKSAAKFAAIQAKSAAKFAAKQARQEKLDLKKEADDDLAIMLKDVSTLDTVTREYFELRKMEILQRKRNQS; encoded by the exons ATGGCACCACGAGGTCCCAATTTTACAACAGAAGAAGATACAATGATATGTAGAATCCATTTAGCCATATCTCAAGATTCTGCTACCGGAACCGATCAACCAGAAAGAGTATTATGGAGTCGGATCAAAGATAAGTTGGAAGAAGCCCTGCCTTGTAAACCAAAACGTACTTGGACTTCTATCCAGAGTCGATTTCAGGGAATCAGTAGACAGGTTTCACTTTATTCTGCAAAAGTGTTGGAAGTTGATGGTGAATATCATAGCGGATGGAATGAAGTCTCGAGG GTTGAAGAGATAAGAAAGCGATTCAAAGAAAGTAATGGTAAccaaaaatttaagcacgaagagtgctacgaaATTCTAAAAGATAGTATCAAATATTCAGGACGGTCGACGTTTGTGTTTGATTCAGGCCAAGAAATGGAAGATTCTCAGAGTGGTGAGGAAAACGCTGATATTGAGGAAACAATTCCAGGCGAGTCCAGTGATGATCTAGATATTGGAGATATAGAGAACACACGTAAGCGTCAGTTGGGGAAGAAAGCATCGAAACAActaaagaaaacagggagagcaaAATCCAATGCCCAGGAGGAAATGCTAGAGGATATAATTAAGGAGCAGCAAAGTTTCAATGAACATTACAAAGCACAATCACTAATGAAGATGGGACAGAGACAAGCTGAGTTTGAAGCAATACAAGCTAAGTCTGCGGCAAAGTTTGCGGCGATACAAGCTAAGTCTGCGGCAAAGTTTGCGGCGAAACAAGCTAGGCAAGAAAAACTCGATTTAAAGAAAGAAGCGGACGATGACTTGGCCATAATGTTGAAGGATGTCTCTACATTGGACACTGTAACAAGagagtacttcgaacttcgaaagaTGGAAATACTACAACgcaaaagaaaccaatcttaa
- the LOC113323566 gene encoding membrane steroid-binding protein 1-like — translation MVGGLTSSLTDAIEAYTGLSPVAFFTILCLMFGVYKLVCGIFFVPDDFKSLRSSYIEQLRHSSSSSSPSVPISEPVQLGDVTEEQLRAYDGSDPNKPLLMAIKSQIYDVSRSRMFYGPGGPYSLFAGRDASRALALLSFEPKDFTGNIKGLSSSELDTLQDWEDKFVEKYVKVGRIITGAKTDDSVNGDDAEENLEQFKEEPSAVKQD, via the exons ATGGTGGGAGGATTGACGTCGAGTTTGACTGATGCGATCGAAGCCTATACAGGCCTATCACCAGTGGCCTTTTTTACAATTTTGTGTCTCATGTTTGGGGTATATAAACTTGTCTGCGGGATCTTCTTTGTACCTGATGATTTCAAATCTTTACGTTCTAGTTATATAGAACAACTTCGccactcttcttcatcttcttctccatcggtTCCCATTTCTGAGCCTGTTCAATTGGGAGATGttaccgaagaacaacttagagcTTATGACGGTTCTGATCCAAACAAACCCTTGTTGATGGCCATCAAATCTCAAATTTACGACGTCTCCAGGTCTAG AATGTTCTATGGCCCTGGTGGGCCTTACTCATTGTTTGCTGGGAGGGATGCGAGTCGGGCGTTAGCTCTACtgtcctttgaacccaaagatttTACAGGAAATATCAAAGGTCTTAGTTCATCTGAGCTCGATACGTTACAGGATTGGGAAGATAAATTCGTGGAGAAATACGTTAAGGTTGGGCGGATTATCACTGGAGCCAAGACGGATGACAGCGTAAATGGAGACGACGCAGAAGAGAATCTGGAGCAGTTCAAGGAAGAACCTAGTGCTGTGAAGCAAGATTAG
- the LOC113320734 gene encoding putative elongation factor TypA-like SVR3, chloroplastic: protein MEMVINFQTPTTISTSFLVNSNPRRSSSSLLLKKQIFGHSLSTSLDSKLNFNRNRSRCLNFSPIKCSATPTAEEVATEKKKESLVTRTDIRNIAIVAHVDHGKTTLVDAMLRQAKVFRDNQTVQIRIMDSNDLERERGITILSKNTSITYKGSKINIIDTPGHSDFGGEVERVLNMVEGVLLVVDSVEGPMPQTRFVLKKALEFGHAVVVVVNKIDRPSARPEFVVNSTFELFIELNATDEQCDFQVIYASGIKGKAGLAPENLGDDLGPLFEAIMRCIPGPRINKDGALQMLVTNIEFEEHKGRIAIGRLHAGELHRGMEVKVCTSEDECRIAKVSELFVYENFGRVPVESVKAGDICAVCGISDIMIGETIADKIAGQPLPAIKVEEPTVKMAFSINTSPFVGREGKFVTSRNLRDRLYRELERNLAMKVEDGETADTFIVSGRGTLHITILIENMRREGYEFMVGPPKVINKRVNDKLYEPFEIATVEVPEEYMGPVVELLGKRRGQMFDMQGLGSEGTSLVKYKIPTRGLLGLRNAILTASRGTAILNTIFDSYEPFAGEISTRELGSLVAFEGGTTTTYALCSSQDRGQLFVGPGVEVYKGQIVGIHQRSGDLSLNVCKRKAATNVRSNKDVSVVLDTAIDYSLDDCIEYIQEDELVEVTPASIRMLKNPKMPFKKRGN from the exons ATGGAGATGGTGATTAATTTCCAAACCCCTACTACTATCAGTACTAGTTTCTTAGTAAACTCAAACCCTAGGAGAAGCTCTTCTTCTCTGTtattaaaaaaacaaatttttggtCATAGTTTGTCCACTTCTCTGGATAGTAAATTGAATTTCAACAGAAATCGTTCCAGGTGTTTAAATTTTTCGCCCATTAAATGCTCTGCTACTCCCACAGCTGAAGAAGTTGCTACTG agaaaaagaaggaatccTTAGTTACGAGGACAGACATAAGGAACATAGCTATTGTTGCTCATGTCGATCATGGGAAAACAACTCTGGTTGATGCTATGCTGAGACAAGCGAAG GTGTTTCGTGATAACCAAACTGTACAAATAAGGATAATGGATTCAAATGATCTAGAGCGTGAAAGGGGTATCACGATTCTTAGCAAGAACACATCAATCACCTATAAAGGTTCAAAGATAAACATCATTGATACTCCAGGTCACTCTGACTTTGGTGGTGAAGTGGAACGTGTACTCAATATGGTTGAAGGAGTTCTCTTGGTG gtagattctgTTGAGGGTCCAATGccacaaacaagatttgtcttAAAGAAAGCTCTGGAGTTTGGACATGCTGTAGTGGTTGTTGTGAATAAGATTGACAGACCTTCAGCTCGTCCAGAATTTGTGGTCAATTCGACCTTTGAGCTCTTTATTGAATTAAATGCGACCGATGAACAG TGTGATTTCCAAGTAATATATGCAAGTGGTATTAAGGGAAAGGCTGGACTAGCTCCAGAGAATTTGGGTGATGATCTTGGGCCGCTTTTTGAGGCCATAATGCGATGCATACCAGGACCTCGTATTAACAAAGATGGTGCTTTGCAGATGCTT GTGACAAATATTGAATTTGAAGAGCATAAAGGACGGATTGCTATTGGGCGCTTGCATGCTGGAGAGTTGCATAGAGGAATGGAAGTGAAG GTATGCACTTCAGAAGATGAATGTAGAATTGCTAAAGTTAGTGAGCTTTTTGTGTATGAGAACTTCGGCAGAGTTCCTGTGGAGTCTGTCAAAGCTGGCGATATTTGTGCCGTCTGTGGGATCAGTGATATCATG ATTGGGGAAACAATTGCAGATAAAATTGCCGGGCAGCCATTACCTGCTATTAAAGTGGAAGAACCGACTGTGAAAATGGCCTTCTCTATCAACACATCACCTTTTGTTGGGCGTGAG GGTAAATTTGTTACTAGCAGAAACTTGAGAGACAGACTCTATCGAGAGCTTGAGAGAAATTTGGCTATGAAAGTGGAAGATGGTGAAACGGCAGATACATTCATTGTTAGTGGAAGGGGCAcactacatatcaccatattgatAGAGAACAT GAGAAGAGAAGGATATGAGTTCATGGTAGGACCACCTAAGGTTATCAACAAAAGAGTGAATGACAAGCTGTACGAACCTTTTGAG ATTGCTACAGTTGAGGTACCGGAAGAATACATGGGACCTGTGGTCGAACTTCTTGGGAAAAGGCGTGGACAAATGTTTGATATGCAAGGCCTTGG GTCGGAGGGTACATCATTGGTTAAATATAAGATACCAACTCGTGGTCTTCTTGGATTGAGAAATGCAATCTTAACTGCTTCTCGAGGCACAGCGATTCTTAACACCATATTTGATAGCTACGAACCATTTGCTGGGGAGATAAGCACAAGAGAGCTTGGTTCACTG gTTGCTTTTGAGGGAGGAACTACGACCACATATGCTCTTTGTAGTTCACAGGACAGAGGTCAGTTATTTGTCGGCCCTGGTGTTGAAGTGTATAAAGGTCAAATAGTGGGCATTCATCAGCGTTCTGGTGACTTGTCCCTTAATGTGTGCAAGAGGAAGGCTGCAACAAATGTACGTTCCAACAAGGATGTTTCAG TTGTTCTTGATACCGCAATCGACTACAGTTTGGATGACTGTATTGAATACATTCAAGAGGATGAACTGGTGGAAGTCACTCCTGCAAGTATTCGAATGCTGAAAAACCCAAAGATGCCATTTAAGAAAAGGGGCAACTAA